A region from the Paenarthrobacter aurescens genome encodes:
- a CDS encoding alpha/beta hydrolase: MTQPWNPDILGDGFEQQTLELDGGAVATLVRYLGASPEWLEARDDEASGIDADVLYVHGWSDYFFQKHLAKFWHRAGARFYALDLHNYGRSLSPGMVPGFVTHLADYDADIAAALSAMGRTGDPGQDRPLILLGHSTGGLTLSLWASRHPGIASALILNSPWLEFQATELGRRAIAPLVGLHARLHPLTPLPPVDPGIYTRAVSATLDGEWDYNLQWRPDRGFPITPAFLDAVFRGQATVAAGLGIDVPVLVLLSDKSYLQPKWSADALTADVALNVDAVAHRSLSLADTVTVSRLPNAFHDIFLSPEPVRREAFERIGRWLPMALQPSNAELWEARTAGL, encoded by the coding sequence ATGACCCAGCCGTGGAACCCGGACATTCTTGGCGACGGCTTCGAGCAACAAACGCTGGAGCTCGACGGCGGTGCTGTCGCCACCCTGGTCCGGTACCTGGGGGCTTCCCCGGAGTGGCTGGAGGCCCGCGATGACGAGGCTTCCGGGATCGACGCCGACGTTCTTTATGTCCATGGCTGGTCCGACTACTTCTTCCAAAAGCACCTCGCGAAGTTTTGGCACCGGGCCGGTGCACGCTTCTACGCCTTGGACCTGCATAACTACGGCCGCAGCCTGAGCCCCGGAATGGTGCCCGGCTTCGTCACCCATCTGGCGGACTACGACGCCGACATCGCAGCAGCCCTGTCCGCCATGGGGCGTACCGGGGATCCGGGCCAGGACCGACCGCTCATTCTGTTGGGCCACTCCACCGGTGGGCTCACCCTCAGCCTGTGGGCGTCCCGTCACCCAGGAATCGCATCGGCCTTGATCCTCAATAGCCCTTGGCTGGAATTTCAAGCTACCGAGCTCGGCAGGCGGGCGATCGCCCCCTTGGTGGGGCTGCACGCCCGGCTCCACCCCTTGACACCGCTACCGCCCGTTGACCCGGGCATCTACACCCGGGCCGTATCAGCCACCCTTGACGGCGAATGGGACTACAACCTCCAGTGGCGGCCAGACCGGGGATTCCCCATCACCCCGGCATTCCTTGATGCAGTGTTCCGCGGCCAGGCCACCGTTGCGGCCGGTTTGGGCATTGATGTTCCGGTGCTCGTGTTGCTCTCGGACAAGAGCTACTTGCAGCCAAAATGGTCGGCCGACGCGCTCACGGCTGACGTCGCACTCAATGTGGACGCCGTGGCTCACCGCTCCCTGTCGCTCGCAGACACCGTCACCGTGAGCCGCTTGCCTAACGCCTTCCACGACATCTTCCTCTCACCAGAACCGGTCAGGCGAGAAGCCTTCGAACGCATCGGACGCTGGCTTCCCATGGCGTTGCAGCCCTCCAACGCAGAGCTGTGGGAAGCCAGGACCGCCGGTTTGTAG
- a CDS encoding DUF1622 domain-containing protein — MDFQHVIEEVGRYMDFAGVAVMVIGALVSVPLALRGFQPKRARGLTPLSPYRSYRQLLGRSILLGLELLVAADIIRTVAVTPTFESVGVLAIIVLIRTFLSFSLELEITGRWPWQKEKES, encoded by the coding sequence ATGGATTTCCAGCACGTGATCGAAGAAGTCGGCCGGTACATGGACTTCGCGGGGGTGGCAGTCATGGTGATCGGAGCACTGGTTTCGGTTCCTCTGGCTTTGCGTGGGTTCCAACCCAAACGCGCCCGCGGCCTGACGCCCCTCTCTCCGTACCGCTCCTACCGGCAACTGCTGGGCCGGTCCATCCTGCTGGGGCTCGAACTTCTGGTAGCCGCCGATATCATCCGCACCGTCGCCGTCACCCCCACGTTTGAAAGCGTCGGAGTCCTGGCCATCATCGTGCTGATCCGCACCTTTCTCAGCTTCTCCCTCGAGCTGGAAATCACGGGCCGCTGGCCGTGGCAGAAGGAAAAAGAGTCATGA
- a CDS encoding biotin-dependent carboxyltransferase family protein — protein sequence MAFDIKNPGLATTVQDQGRTGYYNVGIPQSGSMDQYSAELGNALVGNAATDAVLECTYLGPVLVTDADAVVAITGAPVEVKVNGEPQPQWTRLQLSAGDELSFGVIRGGTRYYIAVQGGIDVPVVLGSRSTYTLGGIGGYKGRKLEAGDLVPVGTAHGELPAALEVPESFRPSFDKAQSVRIVMGLYDHRLTDAGKENLLNGEWKVTPVADRMGLRYYGPGVGWKEREQPFGAGSDPSNIVDAGYAVGSIQIPGGTQPIILHRDAVSGGGYAMVATVISADMDLVARAAPGTATTFVAVSQDEAIVARKERAELKSKAWEALGLPG from the coding sequence ATGGCATTTGACATCAAGAACCCTGGCCTTGCCACCACTGTTCAGGACCAGGGCCGCACGGGCTACTACAACGTGGGCATCCCGCAGAGCGGCTCCATGGACCAGTACTCAGCGGAACTCGGCAACGCGCTGGTGGGCAACGCAGCCACGGACGCCGTCCTCGAATGCACCTACCTGGGGCCGGTTCTGGTGACTGACGCCGATGCCGTAGTGGCCATCACGGGCGCTCCCGTGGAGGTCAAAGTCAATGGTGAACCCCAGCCCCAGTGGACGCGGCTGCAGCTCAGCGCAGGCGACGAATTGAGCTTCGGGGTGATCCGTGGAGGTACGCGCTACTACATCGCCGTCCAAGGCGGGATTGACGTTCCCGTGGTCCTGGGCAGCCGGTCAACATACACTTTGGGCGGCATCGGCGGTTACAAGGGCCGGAAGCTTGAGGCCGGAGATCTGGTGCCGGTGGGCACAGCGCATGGCGAACTTCCCGCGGCTCTGGAAGTACCCGAATCCTTCCGCCCCTCCTTTGACAAGGCCCAATCCGTCAGGATTGTCATGGGGCTTTACGATCACCGGCTGACGGACGCCGGGAAGGAAAACCTCCTGAACGGTGAATGGAAAGTCACCCCCGTGGCCGACCGCATGGGCCTTCGCTATTACGGCCCGGGCGTGGGATGGAAGGAACGCGAGCAGCCATTCGGTGCGGGATCGGACCCCTCCAACATCGTCGATGCAGGCTACGCCGTGGGCTCCATCCAGATTCCCGGCGGCACCCAACCCATCATCCTCCACAGGGATGCGGTCTCCGGCGGCGGCTACGCCATGGTGGCAACTGTCATCAGCGCGGACATGGACCTGGTTGCCCGTGCCGCACCCGGCACCGCCACCACGTTCGTTGCGGTCAGCCAAGACGAAGCAATTGTGGCCCGCAAGGAACGCGCCGAGCTGAAGAGCAAGGCCTGGGAAGCTCTGGGGCTGCCCGGTTAA
- a CDS encoding allophanate hydrolase subunit 1: MTVSSPDLKEARYTWGADEFLFVEVDESMSLAANFKVMSIARKLSDAGLPGVVDICPANASLLVRFDPDVLPPSSLESTVRGIERELQNHNQQTLETRIIEVPVWYDDPFTAEVAQRFREGFHQEPDGTDLDYAAKVNGLKDAAEFIRRHHEQPWLVSMVGFVAGLPFLFQLVEREQQLQVPKYLSPRTDTPKLTVGHGGCFAAIYSVRGAGGYQMFGVAAAPIFDPAQSLADFKDFMVFFRPGDIVKFKPVTEEEYNAIQAQVEDGTYRYRQVPVTFDASKALSDPQAYNQELMEALNGI, translated from the coding sequence ATGACCGTTTCAAGCCCGGACCTGAAGGAAGCCCGCTACACGTGGGGCGCTGACGAGTTCTTGTTCGTTGAAGTTGACGAGTCCATGAGCCTCGCCGCCAACTTCAAAGTGATGTCCATCGCCAGGAAACTGAGCGACGCCGGTTTGCCCGGCGTGGTGGATATCTGCCCCGCCAATGCTTCACTTCTGGTGAGGTTCGATCCCGACGTCCTGCCGCCGTCGAGCCTTGAATCAACGGTTCGCGGAATCGAACGCGAGCTTCAGAACCACAACCAACAGACCCTCGAAACCCGCATCATTGAAGTGCCGGTCTGGTACGACGACCCCTTCACCGCAGAGGTAGCCCAGCGATTCCGTGAAGGGTTCCACCAGGAACCGGACGGCACGGACCTTGACTACGCAGCGAAAGTCAACGGCCTCAAGGACGCTGCCGAGTTCATCCGCCGGCATCATGAACAGCCGTGGTTGGTTTCCATGGTGGGCTTTGTTGCCGGGCTGCCCTTCCTGTTTCAACTCGTGGAGCGCGAGCAGCAGCTTCAAGTCCCCAAGTACCTCAGTCCCCGCACGGACACCCCCAAGCTGACCGTGGGCCATGGCGGATGCTTCGCGGCAATCTACTCCGTACGCGGTGCCGGCGGTTACCAGATGTTCGGCGTAGCAGCGGCGCCCATCTTCGATCCCGCACAGTCGCTGGCCGACTTCAAGGACTTCATGGTCTTCTTCCGCCCCGGTGACATCGTGAAGTTCAAACCCGTCACCGAAGAGGAGTACAACGCAATCCAGGCGCAGGTTGAAGACGGAACCTACCGCTACCGCCAAGTCCCCGTCACCTTTGACGCGTCCAAGGCCCTGAGCGATCCGCAGGCCTACAACCAGGAACTCATGGAGGCCCTCAATGGCATTTGA
- a CDS encoding acetyl/propionyl/methylcrotonyl-CoA carboxylase subunit alpha, with protein sequence MMKKLLIANRGEIAVRIIRSARDMGIGTVAVVSEPDASSLAARTADEYVVVGPAPAPASYLNQGAIIAAAMDTGCDAVHPGYGFLSENTSFARKVADAGLIWVGPNADAIEMMGNKSLARASAEKAGVPVLRGSDGPLDPEADALAIAAGIGYPLVVKASAGGGGRGIRFVSNPDELLETIEMARGEAASVFGDATVYLERFVEHARHVEVQILGDGTNFIHLGDRDCSMQRRSQKVLEEAPAPDLPESVRETIRQSSVELARQCGYQGAGTVEFLYDPQNHEAAFIEMNTRIQVEHPITEQITGVDLVREQLLIAGTGSMSLKQEDITFTGHAIECRINAEDPGNNFFPSPGRLDVIEWPTGDGIRVDTGVDAGSVVSPFYDSMLAKLIVHAADRDSAIAATVEALDHVRIEGVKTTVPVHKMLLARPEFAAVTHHSKFIETAPDLLEAK encoded by the coding sequence ATGATGAAGAAACTGCTGATCGCCAACCGCGGCGAAATCGCCGTACGGATCATCCGCAGCGCGCGGGACATGGGAATCGGAACCGTTGCGGTCGTCAGCGAGCCGGACGCTTCCTCCTTGGCTGCACGCACCGCTGACGAATATGTGGTGGTTGGGCCTGCACCTGCTCCGGCCAGTTACCTGAACCAGGGCGCCATCATTGCCGCAGCCATGGACACCGGCTGCGACGCCGTCCACCCGGGCTATGGCTTCCTCTCAGAAAACACCTCCTTCGCCCGCAAAGTAGCGGACGCAGGACTGATCTGGGTGGGACCCAATGCTGACGCAATCGAGATGATGGGCAACAAATCGCTGGCCCGCGCCTCAGCCGAGAAGGCCGGCGTTCCCGTCCTCCGCGGCTCCGACGGCCCCCTGGACCCGGAGGCGGATGCCCTGGCCATCGCAGCCGGGATCGGTTATCCGTTGGTGGTCAAAGCTTCCGCAGGCGGCGGTGGCCGCGGTATCCGGTTCGTCAGCAATCCGGACGAACTGCTGGAAACCATCGAGATGGCCCGGGGCGAAGCAGCCTCTGTCTTCGGTGACGCAACCGTCTACCTGGAACGCTTCGTAGAACACGCACGCCACGTTGAAGTCCAGATCCTCGGCGACGGCACCAACTTCATCCACCTCGGTGACCGCGACTGCTCCATGCAGCGCCGCTCACAGAAAGTCCTTGAAGAAGCACCGGCCCCGGACCTCCCCGAATCCGTCCGGGAAACCATCCGGCAGTCCTCGGTGGAACTTGCCCGCCAGTGCGGCTACCAGGGAGCTGGCACGGTGGAGTTCCTCTACGATCCGCAAAACCATGAGGCTGCGTTCATCGAAATGAACACCCGCATCCAAGTGGAGCACCCCATCACTGAACAGATCACCGGCGTGGACCTGGTCCGCGAGCAACTGCTCATTGCCGGCACGGGTTCCATGTCCTTGAAGCAGGAAGACATCACTTTCACCGGTCACGCCATCGAGTGCCGGATCAACGCCGAGGACCCCGGCAACAACTTCTTCCCCAGTCCCGGCCGCCTTGATGTCATTGAGTGGCCCACAGGAGACGGAATCCGGGTGGACACCGGAGTGGACGCAGGCTCTGTGGTCAGCCCGTTCTATGACTCCATGCTGGCCAAGCTGATCGTCCACGCCGCCGACCGCGACTCCGCCATCGCCGCCACAGTGGAGGCCTTGGACCACGTGCGCATCGAAGGCGTCAAAACCACCGTCCCCGTTCACAAAATGCTGCTGGCCCGTCCCGAATTCGCAGCAGTCACCCACCACTCCAAATTCATTGAGACCGCTCCTGACCTGTTGGAGGCGAAATGA
- a CDS encoding acetyl-CoA carboxylase, with product MGTIVSPLPGIFYRKPGPGKPPFANEGDTIEVGQTLGIVEIMKQFTEIQSDVAGILETFEVAEGDMVNPGDPIVVVREA from the coding sequence ATGGGCACCATCGTCTCCCCGCTCCCCGGCATCTTCTACCGCAAACCCGGGCCCGGCAAGCCGCCGTTCGCCAATGAAGGCGACACAATCGAGGTAGGCCAAACCCTGGGAATCGTGGAAATCATGAAGCAGTTCACCGAAATCCAGTCCGATGTTGCCGGCATCCTCGAAACCTTCGAGGTAGCCGAGGGCGACATGGTCAACCCGGGCGACCCAATCGTCGTCGTCCGCGAAGCGTAG
- the pxpA gene encoding 5-oxoprolinase subunit PxpA — protein MQTNVTPGTPAPSAAVPSSPAASAPKTVLLNSDMGEGVGLHEFGNDEQLMRIIDVANVACGYHAGDPDVMNRTVELAAEHGVAVGAHPGLPDPVGFGRRRMVLRPEEVESIILYQTGALTAFLSKHGLELNHIKPHGALYGMLAGDEDLMEAAAGTAKLFGVPFFGLAGTAHETVCKSMGVDFIPELYVDLNYGPGGELLIQRRPAPTNPDAAADRVRKALDGGPVLAVDGTELDITFGSICVHSDAPNSVDVATAVRSVLNAR, from the coding sequence ATGCAAACGAATGTGACCCCGGGCACTCCCGCGCCGAGCGCTGCTGTCCCAAGCTCTCCCGCGGCCAGCGCTCCTAAGACGGTGCTCTTGAACTCAGATATGGGCGAAGGCGTGGGCCTTCACGAATTCGGCAACGATGAACAACTCATGCGCATCATTGACGTCGCCAACGTAGCGTGCGGCTACCATGCCGGCGATCCCGACGTCATGAACCGGACCGTGGAACTCGCAGCAGAACATGGCGTAGCTGTGGGCGCCCACCCCGGCCTTCCGGACCCCGTTGGCTTCGGACGCCGCCGCATGGTGCTGCGGCCGGAAGAAGTTGAATCCATCATCCTCTACCAAACAGGGGCGCTGACGGCCTTCCTCAGCAAGCATGGCCTTGAACTGAACCACATCAAACCGCATGGTGCGCTGTACGGGATGCTGGCCGGGGACGAGGACCTCATGGAGGCCGCAGCCGGCACGGCCAAGCTGTTCGGCGTTCCGTTCTTTGGCCTCGCCGGAACTGCGCACGAGACCGTGTGCAAGAGCATGGGCGTGGATTTCATCCCCGAACTGTACGTAGACCTCAACTATGGTCCCGGCGGTGAGCTGCTGATCCAGCGCCGGCCGGCACCAACCAACCCGGATGCCGCGGCTGACCGCGTCAGGAAAGCCCTCGACGGCGGTCCCGTCCTCGCGGTGGACGGCACCGAACTGGACATCACCTTTGGCAGCATCTGCGTTCATTCGGATGCCCCGAACTCGGTTGACGTGGCCACTGCGGTCCGCTCCGTGCTCAACGCCCGCTGA
- a CDS encoding PucR family transcriptional regulator has protein sequence MRVSDLVDDPDLKISLRVPGTPGRLARPITWCAPTEHMDPTPFLSVNALVLTNGMGLNVKDYRIWEAYVERLMEVPVSGLVFGLGAAHRELPSGLVEACEAHGLPLLELPPEVPFVLVMRHVEHVIATERYEELRSGWELADECTRLAADGRSLATVLERVASFVQARVTVVDDVGFELIGAGDAAGGTARTTLRIPSGESQRFRLMIEGIKSTVVLQPILGPVAAVIAMQLSYTLGSRSPLHSREAARFMEALYEERAMTPAQLKRLAVDTGFDPDETWGSVLIGASKEIPRLKLRAIAWRARVGLETNYGIVRFMEEKGLTTLLVQQKRGTGGLLEMVRDFFNDAPELAVVVTEASTLNELPLALSLARRHVGKPGVRSAPLADLTGIVQGLPSAGLVAMSQRLLAPLASEGGTALRDTLASYLRHSGSSREICEELFIHRNTLTYRLRKIEDALGLDLSDGEVRATCLLALSIVAAHA, from the coding sequence ATGCGTGTTTCGGACTTGGTGGATGACCCTGACCTGAAGATTTCACTCCGCGTGCCAGGCACTCCGGGCCGCTTGGCCAGGCCCATCACGTGGTGTGCTCCCACCGAACACATGGACCCCACACCGTTCCTGAGCGTCAATGCCCTGGTGCTGACCAACGGCATGGGCTTGAACGTCAAGGACTACAGGATCTGGGAGGCCTACGTTGAACGACTGATGGAGGTGCCTGTCTCGGGGCTGGTGTTCGGCCTGGGTGCAGCCCACCGGGAGCTTCCCTCCGGCTTGGTGGAGGCCTGCGAAGCGCACGGCCTGCCGCTGCTGGAGCTGCCGCCGGAGGTCCCCTTCGTCCTGGTCATGCGCCATGTGGAGCACGTGATTGCCACCGAGCGGTATGAGGAGTTGCGCTCCGGGTGGGAACTGGCGGATGAATGCACACGGCTCGCCGCGGATGGTCGATCACTGGCCACCGTTCTGGAACGGGTAGCCTCCTTCGTCCAAGCGCGGGTGACGGTAGTGGACGACGTCGGCTTTGAACTTATTGGGGCAGGAGACGCCGCCGGAGGTACTGCGCGAACCACCCTGAGGATCCCCAGTGGAGAGTCACAACGGTTCAGGCTCATGATCGAGGGCATCAAGAGCACTGTGGTGCTGCAGCCCATCCTGGGTCCCGTGGCGGCAGTGATCGCCATGCAGCTGAGCTACACGCTGGGCTCACGCTCACCGCTGCACTCGCGTGAGGCGGCACGTTTCATGGAGGCACTGTACGAGGAGCGGGCAATGACGCCGGCTCAACTCAAGCGTCTGGCCGTGGACACCGGGTTCGACCCCGACGAGACCTGGGGTTCTGTGCTGATCGGCGCCTCCAAGGAGATTCCCCGGCTGAAGCTCCGTGCCATCGCATGGCGTGCGAGGGTGGGCCTGGAAACCAACTACGGGATTGTCCGCTTCATGGAAGAGAAGGGCCTCACCACTTTGCTGGTGCAGCAAAAACGGGGGACCGGCGGGTTGCTGGAGATGGTCCGGGACTTCTTCAATGACGCACCCGAACTCGCCGTTGTGGTCACCGAGGCGAGCACCCTGAATGAACTTCCCCTGGCGCTGAGCCTGGCAAGGCGACACGTGGGAAAACCCGGCGTGCGGAGTGCTCCGCTTGCGGATCTCACCGGAATCGTTCAGGGACTGCCGAGCGCCGGGCTGGTGGCGATGTCCCAGCGGCTGCTGGCACCCCTGGCATCCGAAGGTGGCACAGCCTTGCGTGACACCCTCGCCTCGTACCTGCGGCACAGCGGCAGTTCCCGGGAAATCTGCGAGGAGCTGTTCATTCACAGGAACACGCTCACGTACCGGTTACGGAAAATCGAAGACGCCTTGGGCCTGGACCTCTCTGACGGCGAAGTGCGGGCTACTTGCCTGCTCGCCCTGAGTATCGTTGCGGCCCACGCCTGA